Part of the Microcebus murinus isolate Inina chromosome 19, M.murinus_Inina_mat1.0, whole genome shotgun sequence genome, agcctgggcaacaaagtgagactctgtctcaaaaaaaaaaaaaaaaaaagaagctaagcAAACTCCCAGTGGGATAAACACAAAGAGACCCACACTGtgatttgttctttctcttttttttggatGACGGCAGATGGCGCCAGGTTTgcttcctcccatctccctccatcacattgaaatttgattataatgttatAATCAAACGTGTGAAGACAAATACAGAATCTAGTGAACAGCAGGAGAGAAATGACTCATCAAGGAGTAGGGATCTTCAacaagattaacaaaacaaatctgacaaaattcaacatcctttcaccatagaaaatactcaacatcacacctgtaatcccagcactctgggaggctgaggcaggaggatggcttgagctcaggaatttgagaccagcctgagcaagagcgagaccccatctctactaaaaatagaaaaatttggctGGGTGTGCTGTcgtacgcctgtagtcccagctactccagaggctgagacaggaagatggcttgagcccaggatttggataCTATTGCACTCTACCAGGGGcgagagtgacaccctgtctcaaaaaaaacaaaacaaaacacaaacaaaaacaaaacaaactaggaatagaagaaaactacctcaacataataaaggccatataggaaaagcccacagctaaaaCCATACTCAACAGTGAAAACCTCAAAGCTTTTCTTTTAGGATCAGGAACAGGTCAAGTATGCCCGCTTGCACCACTTCTATTCCACggagtactggaagtcctagccagagcacttaggcaagaaaaagaaataaaggacattccAATTGGAAAACAAGAAGTAAAATTAcctctgttcacagatgacacAGTCTTTTATGTATAAATGCCTGAAGATTCAAAAAAAAGTGATAGAACTAACAAATTCAGCAGTTGCAACAATACAAAATCAACACTCAAAAATTAGTGGTGTTTCTATAAACTCAGAATGAACAATGCAAAAAGGAAATCGAGAAAAcacccatttacaatagcatcaaagagaataaaacaagaataaatttaattttggagGTACAAGAATTGTGCAAAAAAAGTCAatacattgctgaaagaaattaaagtcttaaataaatggaaacacattGTGTGTTCATGATTGGAGACTTATTAAGATGGCAATAATCCTCAAAGCAATCTACATGTTTAATGCAACCACTATCCAAATCTCAATGGCCTTTTCTTATAGAATAtcataagctgattctaaaattcacacaaaatataaaaggacCAAAACAGTATCCAAAAAgtagaataaagttggaggactcacacttctaCATTTTAAGACATACTGTAAAGCTACAGGAATCAAACAGTGTGGTCTTGGCAGATAGACAGACACATGTCCAGTGGAATTGAACTGTGAGACTAAGAATAAACCAGACATCTATGGCTAAGCAATTTGCAATAAGGGTGCAAGACAATACGATGGGGTGGGGAAGAATAGTCTGTCCAAGAAATGACACttggacaactggatatccacatgcaaagaaATGAAGTTGGAAACCTACCTCACTTCATCTATAAAAACCAACTaaggccggatgtggtggctcatgcctgtaatcctagcactctgggaggccaaggtgggtggattgtttcagctaaggagttcgagaccagcttgagtaagagtgagaccccatctataccaaaaatagaaagaaattagctggacaactaaaaatatgtagaaaaaaattagccaggcatggtggcacatgcctgtagtcccaagctacttgggaggctgaggcagaaggatcacttgagtctgggaatttgaggttgctgtaagctaggctgacaccacggcactctagcccgggcaacagagtgagactctgtctaaaaaagaaaaaaaaaaaaaaaaaaaaaaagcaactcaaACTAGATCAAAGTCATAAATGTAagagtgaaaactataaaactcttccCAAAAATAGCGGTAAATCTTTACAACTTGggatttggcaatggtttcttagctatgacaccaaaagaacaagcagcaaaggaaaaaataagtaattctgacttcatcaaaattaaaaacttttttcaatACTatcaaaataaagggaaaagaaaacctacagaatcGGAGAAGATagttgcaaatcatatatttgataagggtctagtatccagaacatataagaatgatacaactcaataacaacaataacaaaaaaacccctaatttaaaaatgggcaaacaatgtgaataggcatttctctaaGTAATATATACACGTGGCCAGAATGCACAtggaaaatgctcagcatcatctGTCATTAGGGAAACGCAAGtgaaaaccgcaatgagataccGCTCCATGCTCTCTAGGAAGGCCAcagtaaaaaaaattggaaaataagaagCGTTGACAAGAATCGGGAGGAATTGTAGCCCTCATttttgatgagaatgtaaaacaGTGCAGTTACTATAGAACAGTGTTTGGTGGCTcctcaaaaagataaacacaGCATTACAGTATGATACAGCAATTGCATCCCTAAATATATACCTACAATAATTGAAAAGAGGTGTTCCAACATGCGCTTGTGTACTAATCTTGATAGCAGTTCTAGCCACAATACTGAAAAGGTTAACATGATGCAGCTGTCCTTAGATGGAAGAATGGTAAACGAGCAATGGCACATGACTCAGCCACAGAAAGAATGAGGTTCTTCTGCAGGCTACGCCACGGATGAAACTTTAAGACACTATGTTATgcgaaagaagccagaccaaaaagACCAATGttgtgtgattctatttatgtggGAGGTCATGGGCCTGGGGAATGGGGGACTGGGAGTCATGACTGAGTAGTATGACATTCTACTTTGAGATGAGGAAATCTGCAAtcagacagtggtgatggttgtacatcGTTATGAGTTTATtaaataccactgaactgtatacttcaAAACTGCACACTTAAGACTTTTATGGTTGTAAATTAAGTCTCAATGGTAAAAAATCACTGCCTGAGGCCTCTGTCACCAGGCTCATCCCCAAACCCGCCacccctgcagcctggcctcccTCTCAAGTCTCCTTCTGGCCCCCACAGTCTGGGCCAGCAAGAGCTGGGTGTCTGGTTCCTGCCCTGGCAGGTGGGAGCCAGCGCAGAGaggcaggtgaggagaggagaggaccAGGCTGGCAGGGCGTCCCACCCCgcccaggccagggagggggctGCGTGCCTGTGTGCCAAACAGAGGTGGAGGGTAAGGCCAGGGCCACCCCAACCTCCACCCTCCCACACCCTATGGGcctccatccccccaccccgTCTGTCCCCAGCCTCACTGTCATTCTCGCTGAGTACCCCCCAGCCAGTCACCCAGCAGTTGGGCCGGTGCTGGAACATGAAGGTGGACGACAGGACACAAATGGGCTGGATGTACTTAGTGTAGGTGACAGGGGTGGCCAGTCTCAGCAGGGCTATGTCACTGAGACCCTCATAGAAGCTGGGGTTCACAATGATATCCTGCACCCTGTATCGATTGATGTAGGCCCGAAGGTTCCAGATGGATGGCTTAAGAGTTAGCTCTCCAAGCTGGACCAACCAGTTGGAGGCATCATGGAACCTGGCAAAAGAGAAGAGAGTGGCTGGGGGCCCTGGCAGGAGAGTTGGCCACCTGAGCACACCTGGGGGCCCAGTCCATGATGTGAGACTGTGGGGTAGGTACTACTTGCTCACCCTGGCTGCCATTAGCAAGTTCTTCTCATGGGCAAAACAGCCCCCTGCAGACATGGGAGAGCCCAGAGAGGCCAAAACCAAAGTCCCAAATCCTGGGAGCTGTGGGTGTGTGGAGTCGAAGGGTGGGGTCTTGTTGGCTCCAGGATACTGAAATTGAGCCAAGCCCTCCATGGCGATTCCCATGCAGGCCCAAAGTAGGACGAGCTATGCCCAGGCAATGAGCAAGGGCACCAGGATACAGTCAATACAGCTTCCCAGGGAGTGCTCGCCACAGCCAGGCCCCGGGCTCCACATCCGCTGGGAGCCATAATGACAGACGGATGCAGGGTGGTGCCATGTgggttgaaaaaaataataacattacaCCCAAGCATGAGTTGAAATGTTCTGGGAAAGCATCCTGGAAGAACCTGAACAGGGTTCCCTCCAAATGCACCAAAGGCAACTGGTGTCACCAGGTGCAGCTGGGACTCAGAAGAAAAACAGACATAGTGACAGAGGTCAGCCGCCCTGTCTGCCCCCACGTGCCCCCAGACTCACCTTTGGAAGCAGTGCGCAGCCGAGAGCACCCAGCGGCGGCTGAGCAGGCTCCCTCCGCAGAAGTGGCCTTCCCGCACTCGCAAGAGGGCCTGCCACGGCCAGCGCCCGCGCACCGTCTCCACTCCGCCCACCACCAGCGGGTGAATGATGTCGCGGTGGCCGCAGGGCCCTGGGGCGGACACACGCACCCGCCATGCACCCGCGGCTCAGCCGCGAAGCAGGCCCGCCCCTCCCGGCCTCGCCTCCGCGGTGCGTGCAGGCGGTACCCCGGGATCCGCGCCCTCCCAGGACCCCCGCGCGTCCCGGGTCGAGTCCAGGCGGAGGAAGGTGACTGGGGACCCTCCCACGTGCTCCACAGGGCCCGTCCCTCCCCCCCCAGGGCCCGTCAGTTACTTGATAGCAGCCTAGCTTCTGTGGAACCTGGGGCGGGAGAGGAAGAGATGAGGCGCCCACTGCGCCCCGGCCCACGTGCACCGCGCAGGGAGGCGCGATCCGGGCGCCTTACCTGACAACAGGTCGGCCTCCTGCGACTCTGGGAGGAGGCAAGAAGGTGTGCCCCACTGCGTGCCGCCCCCGCGACCCACCGCCCTCCCCTGTGTCACTTGtgccgccccccacccctgcaatcTCCATGCCGCCCACCCCCCACGCGGCCTCCCCGCGGCTCCCTGGCTGCACCGGCCACCCCGGCTGCCGCCCCCGCGTCCCCAGCCGCGGAGTTCACCTGGTGTCCCCAGGCTCCCCCGCGCCAGCAGCAGCGCCAGCAGCAGCGCGCCGGCCCGCGCGCCCATGGCCTCGGCTGCGCAGCGTGGCGccccctctgcttcctcctcccaggcCGGCTGGGCGCCCCCTGGGGAGCGGGAGCCAGGGCGCCCTGGCCCAGCACCTGCCCCAGCTGGGCCTCCTGGGCCCGGGCTGTTTGGGGACCCTCAGGCCTCACAGTGCCCTGGCTTTCCGCTCCTGTGGGCCGCGTCCCCAACCACGCTCCTTGGAGTGACCTGGGGACCTGTGGACCTGAACACGCTCTTTCTTTTCTGCAGGCCCAGAGGCTGACCCCCCGGCTCCCTCATCTCCACCCACTACTTCCCCCAGGACCCAGGACCGGGGACACAGCCCACAGCGGAGTCCCTGTTAAAGCTCATTAACAAGTCTTCATTGAGGGCCGACTTGTGGCCTTACATTGGGTCACCTGTTGCTAAACGTCATGGTCCCGGGTCGTGACCAGGTGGAGAAAGGACCCACGGAATGAGAGGCGGCCGGCTCCCCATCTGGAGGGCTCTGAGCCCACGTCTCTGCCCGCTGCCCTGCAAAAGGCCCCACACACTGCATGGAGCCCACGGCCCCCTCTCCTTCCTCGTGGGGGTGTCGTGGGGCTGCCAACGGACCCCAGCTGCCCTCGGATCCTAGCTGCGAGTGGACAAGTGAGTCGGGTCCACGACACCACCCTCGGGCAGTGATTCACAGCTCTCAGCAAACCAGCGACTCCTGGGCATGGTTTCCGCAGCGAAGGGTGCACAGGTCAGAGCCCGGGAGAGCCCAGGGCGGAAGTTCCGGCTGCGGTCCCGGTGCAGTCTGTGGACAGCGCCCAGTGCGCCCGCCATCCAGGGCAGCAGCACAGGTGACGCCCTGCCACCCAGGGAGGCTCCCTGAGCCCTGGTGGCCAGGGTGTGTACTGGAGAGTGGTCGTGTGGGCTGGAGCAGGTGGGCTGACACCGGTCAGTCAGTCTCCAGCCCCTGCAGAGGTCAAGGGATACCGCAtggcccaggccctgccagcGATCACGTTTTAGCATACACTGTCTGGGGGAGCCCCAGGCTCTGGGTGGGCAGAGACATTCTTATCAGGCAGGACACTCAAGGGCTTAGAGTTCCTCCCAGGACCTGGCCAAGGACCAGCCTTTATTGGATGTGCAGCATTTGACACCCCAAGCCTGCTGAGTTCGCATTTTGCTGTAAAGGTGCCCCTTGGCCCTTATGGCAAAACGATCATAGTTTTCTGAGCATCTGAGGCTGGAATGCAAATAAGAGcatggccaggcagggctgggaggcccCAGTACTTGACCACAGCTCCCTCCTGAGGCCACAGTGTACTGGTTGTACCCCAAGGCTGGTGCAGTGAGGACAGCTTCTCCAGTGAGCGTTTGTTataaatggcctttattatgttgaagtgTGTTCCTTCTATGCTGCATTTGTtgacagtttttatcatgaaggctattgaattttatcacatggtttttctgcatctattgagatgatcaacCGATCATGATCGGTTTTCGTGGTTCATTCTGTTGATGCGagggataacatttattgatttgggtATGCTGAAGCATGCTTGCACCCATGGGATGAATTCCAATTGAACGCTgtgtattctatttttaaagtgctgttggattcagtttgctagtaatttgttgatgatttttgcacCTATCTTCATCGGGGAtcttggcctgtagttttctatttttgctgtattcttttctggttttcatgtAAGAGTAATTCTGGCCCCACAGAAGGAGTTTGGGAGAATTCCCTTCTCTTGAatcttttggaatagtttgaggagAATAGGTGTtagttctttgtaagtttggAAGAAAGAGCTCATGCAGTGAAGCCATCCAGTCCTGGGCTTTGTAGGgagtctttttattactgattcaatcttattACTTGTTATTTGTCTAttcaggttttttatttcttcccaagTCACTCTTAGTAGGTTGGATGTGTccaggaattcatccatttctgccaggttttccagtttgttagGATATAGTTGTACAAAGGTCTCTgacaatcttttttatttctgtggtatcacttGTATTGTCTCCTTTGTtatttctgaatttgtttatttggattttctctctttttttttcttggttagtctagttagcagtttatcagttttgtttatcttttcaaaaaactaacttttcATTTCGTTGatcctttgtacatttttttagtctatttcatttagttctgttctgatctttattattcctttccttctactaatttggggtttggtttgttcttatttttctagttctttcagGTGCATcattaaattgtttatttgaaatctttccacTTTTTTGATATGGGCATTTTTTGCTATAACTTCCTTCTTAATACTGCTCTTACTCTGTCCCATAGGTATTAATTGGTGTGCTGTGTTTCTCTTTTCActtgtttaaagaattttttttatttcctccgtaatttcttcattgatccaATGATCATTCAAGAGCATGTTGTTCAATATCTATGTATTTGTACAATTCTGGAAGTTGCTCttgttattgacttctagttttattccattgttgtcagtaaagatattttatatgattttgatttttaaaactttgttgagacttgttttgtggcctaacatatggtctatcctggaaaacaatgatgagaagaatatatattctgaagCTGCTGGATGaattgttctgtaaatgtctgttagatccatttgttctCAGGTgcagtttaaatccaatgttcCTTTGTTAATGTTCTGTCTGGATAGTCTGTATAATTTTGATAGTGGGGTGTTGATGTCCATAACTATTACTATATTGGAGTCTACCTCCTTTCTGGTTAAATCATGTTCTCTTTATATATCTGAGTGCTCTGGTGTTCAGTGCTCATATATTGAGAACTGTCATATCCTCTTGATGTATCGAtcctttcatcattatataatgacttttctttttactgcttttgacttaaagtatttTATCTGTTGTAAGTATAGCTACTTCTGTGtacctttggttttcttttgtatggaatatcttcttttcatctctttactttcagtctatttgtgttttttcaaagTAATATGAGTTTCCTGCAGACAGCAACTATAGTTGGGTCATTTTTCTTCACCCATTTAACcctctatatcttttaagtggaaagtttaatccatttacattcaaggttattattggtATGTGAGGGCTTATTGCTAGcggtttattaatttttttcttcttgttttatatatcctttgttccttcctttctctcttattgtttatcattATGGTTTGACGTTTTTCTGTATTGGTAACTTTTGagtcctttctctctttctcagccttctttgtgtgtttattttaccattgggttttatactttcatgtgtgTTCATGGGAGTAGAGATTATCCTTTGACTTCCAGGTACAGGATTCCCTGGGGCATTTCTTAGAGAGCCAGTCTGTGGTGATGAATTCCACAAGCTTTTGCTTATCTAGGAAAGACTTTACTTCTCCTTCATTTACTAAGGATAACTTTGCTGGGCATAGTATCCTtgcctggcaattttttttctttgagcatttTGATTATATCATCACATTCTCTTACAGCCTGTAAAGtatctgctgagaaatccactggtCTGATGGGGGTTCCCTATAAAtgactagatgcttttctcttgatgtttttagaattctgtctttgactttgacttttgacagtttcaCTATAATTTGTTGCTCAGAAGACCTGTTAGGGTTGTATCTATTTGGGGATCTCTGAGCTTCCTGTATCTGGATGTTTAAATATGTAGatagatttgggaagttttcccCTATCGTtttattaaataggttttctgtCCCTTTGTTCTTCTCTTCATCTTCTGGGAAAGCAACAGTTCTAATATTTGGTTGCTTTGTGGTGTCTCATATGTAACCAaggatttgcttattttaaaaattattttttgcttttttcagttGTGTTCGCAGCCGCCGCCATGCAGCTGTCGCTCTCAAGCGCCAGCGCCGCCTCTTGCTCCGAGCTCCAGCCGAAGGAGAAGGGGGGTAAGTAAGGAGGTCTTTATATACCATGGCTCGCACAAAGCAGACTGCCCGCAAACCGACCGGTGCTAAAGCACCCAGGAAGCAACTGGCTACAAAAGCCGCTCGCAAGAGTGCGCCCTCTACTGGAGGGGTGAAGAAACCTCATCGCTACAGGCCTGGTACAGTGGCACTCCGTGAAATTAGACGTTATCGGAAGTCCACCGAACTTCTGATTCGCAAACTTCCTTTCCAGCGTCTGGTGCGAGAAATTGCTCAGGACTTCAAAACAGATCTGCACTTCCAGAGCGCAGCTATTGGTGCTTTGCAGGAGGCAAGTGAGGCCTATCTGGTTGGCCTTCTTGAAGACACC contains:
- the LOC105859732 gene encoding histone H3.3A-like: MARTKQTARKPTGAKAPRKQLATKAARKSAPSTGGVKKPHRYRPGTVALREIRRYRKSTELLIRKLPFQRLVREIAQDFKTDLHFQSAAIGALQEASEAYLVGLLEDTNLCAIHAKRVTIVPKDIQLARRIRGERA
- the LOC105859730 gene encoding serine protease 41-like is translated as MGARAGALLLALLLARGSLGTPESQEADLLSGPCGHRDIIHPLVVGGVETVRGRWPWQALLRVREGHFCGGSLLSRRWVLSAAHCFQRFHDASNWLVQLGELTLKPSIWNLRAYINRYRVQDIIVNPSFYEGLSDIALLRLATPVTYTKYIQPICVLSSTFMFQHRPNCWVTGWGVLSENDTFIPPPYNLREVQVTILNNTRCSYLFEQPAGRSMIQDSMFCAGAEDGSVDACKGDSGGPLVCDKDGLWYQVGVVSSGMGCGRPNRPGLYTNVSVYFTWIETMISCTPPRPDSSGLLLLLALLWSPRLLRLV